In Acidobacteriota bacterium, the genomic stretch GCTTGAATCCGGGCGACGAGTCTGTGAGCCTCCAGCTGCTGGCGGATTCCTCGGACCCCGTCGCCACCCAAGTTGTCAGCGCGCTTCTTCGACAGACCGTGGGACAACTCACAGGCGAACGTGTTCGTGAGCAGATTCGATCCTTCCTGTCGCTCTCGCCCGACCGGTTCGCCGAGTCCCCGCTCTCCAGCTTGGCGGCTCCCATCGCCATCGACGTGGTCGACCTCCTCGCCGCCGACAAGGCCAACCCCGTGGTGTCCATGTACGCCGCCGGCATCGCGGTGATGTTCCTGCTCTTCGGTGCTGTGGGCAACTCCGGAACGCTGCTCGAGGAGGAGGAGAATCAGACCCTCGAGCGGCTGATGTGCTCGGAGCTCGGCATGACCCAGCTCTTGGCGGGCAAATGGTTGCTCATGACCATCGTCGGCATCATCCAGGTCACCATCATGTTCGCTTGGGCTGAGCTCGCTTTCGGTGTGGACTTCCTGGGCCACCTCTCGGGCTTCACGGTGATGACGGTCGTCACCGCCGGCGCCGCGAGCAGTTTCGCGCTTACTCTGGCCGCCCTCTGCACCAACCGCGCACAGCTCAACGCTGTCGCCGTCATCCTGATCCTCTCCATGTCCGCGCTGGGCGGCAGCATGGTGCCCCGTTATGTGATGAGCGAGGCCATCCAGCAGATCGGTAAAATCACCTTCAACGCGTGGGCCCTCGACGGCTACAACAAGGTTTTTTGGCGCGATCTGCCAATCACGGCCCTCGCGCCCGAGCTCGCCGTGCTGACCGTGACCGCCATCATCCTCTTCGGCGCTGCCCGACTCCTGGCCCGGCGTTGGGAGAGCTCGTGAGCGGCTCCCGGGATTCTCCCTTCAAAGGGTGGCGCCGATTGCCGGGCTACAATGCCCCCATGACCAACCACCGCAATCGAATCGCGTTCGTTCTCGCTGTCATGGCTCTCTCGGCCTGCGCCTCGGCGCCACCGGGAACCCCGGAGCTCCGACCCGAGGGACACGGCCGGGTCGAGGTCACCGTGACAGGATTCAAAAACGATGAGGGAGCGGCCCGCGTCGCCCTCTTTCTTGATGCCAGAGTATGGCCCGACGGGGACGGCTCCATCTTCGGCACCGCGGTGGCTCCCATCAGCGATGGCCAGGCTGTTGCTGTCTTCGAGGAAGTGCCGGCCGGCCCCTTCGCGGTTTCCGTATTCCACGACGAAGACGGCGACGGTGAGCTCGATTCGACGGCGCTTGGCATTCCGTCGGAGCCCTACGGTTTTTCGGGCGACGCCCGCGATCTCTTTGGACCGCCGAGCTTCGAGGAAGCGCGAATCGAGCTCGCCGCGGGAGAAACGCAACAGATCACCATTCGGGTCAAGTAGGCTTCAGGATGGAAGAACTGATCCTGCCGCGACGGGGTACGCACGATAAGATCCGAGCGCCGCAGACGGCGGTCATCGCTGGCGGCGGTCTCGCAGGAATCGCCGCGGCGGTGGCCCTCGCGGAGCGTGGCGTCACGGTCGTTCTGGCCGAGCGTGAGTCCTTTCTCGGCGGCCGCGCCGGGGCGTGGACCGACCGCCTCGCCTCTGGCGAATCGTTCGAGATGGAACGCGGCTTTCACGCCTTTTTTCGCCAGTACTACAATCTTCAGGCTCTCCTCCGACGGATCGATGACGGGCTGACATTCCTCGAACCCCTCGAGGATTATCCGATTCTCGGCCCCGGAGGCCAGGTAGAGTCCTTCTCGGGGTTGCCCAAGAAACCCCCGTGGAATGTCGTCGCTCTCACCAAAAGGACACCGACTCTCGGTCTGAGAGATCTCATCAAGGTCAACGGCCTCGCCGCGCTTTCAATGCTCCGCTACGAACGAGGGTGGACCTACGCACGTTACGACGAACAGACCGCCGCCCAGTATCTGGATTCGCTCAGGTTCCCACCCGACGCCCGACGCATGCTGTTCGATGTCTTCGCCCACTCCTTTTTCAATCCGGAGGAGGCGATGTCGGCGGGAGAGCTGTTGATGATGTTCCACTTCTACTTCTCGGGCAACCCGGAGGGGCTTATCTTCGATGTCTCGAAAAGACCCTTCTCGAAGTCCATCTGGGGCCCCCTGTCCGACTACATAACGGGGCTGGGAGTCGACGTGCGGACCGGCTGCACCGTATCGCGGATCGCGAAAGGCACCGAAAGGAAGTGGAGCGTCGACCTCGACGGGGAGATCGTGGAAGCCGACTTCGTGGTCCTCGCCCTGACCGTGCCCGGCCTCCAGGCCGTCGTAGCCGAGTCGCCCGACCTCGACGACGCCGATTTCCGCCGCTCGGTGCACGGCCTGGCCCTCACCCACCCCTTCGCCGTCTGGCGGCTATGGTTCGACCGGCCGGCCAACGTCGGTCGGCAGCCGTTTGTCGGGACCACCGGTGTCGGATCGCTCGACAACATCTCGTTGTACAACCTCTTTGAAGACGAGAGCAGAAGCTGGTCCGAACGGACCGGCGGATCGGTGGTGGAGCTTCACGCCTACGCCGTCGATCCCAAAATGGGCGAGCCCGAGATCCGCGAGGACCTCCTGAGCGCCCTCGACACCTTCTACCCCGAGTACGCCGGCGCTCGGGTCGTCGAGGAGCGTTTCCTGATCCGGCACGACTGTCCAGCCTTCGCTCCAGGATCCCATTCCGATCGACCTGGTGTTCCAACCCCGCACGAGGGCGTCGTGCTGGCCGGTGATTTTGTTCGCCTGCCGATTCCCAGCGCATTGATGGAGCGCGCGGTGGCTTCGGGCTTTCTCGCCGCAAACCACCTGCTGGCGCCCCAAGCCGTCAAACCCGAGCCCATACGCTCGATCCCGCGGCGCGGCCTCTTCGGCCGCCGTAGGAGAGAGACGGAAGCGAGTTGCATGCGATGAGCAAGCTCCTGAAGTTCGGTCCGCCGCTCCCAGCTGTGGAGGTCCCCAAGTCCTCCCTCGCTCCCGATTGGCAACAGGCCAGACCCCGAGCCATCAGTCGCTCCCTCCGGAGGGCGCTTGACCGGCCGCACGGCAATTGGTACGTGGTCGGCGAATCGCGCAGTTTTGGTGAGAAAGCACAGCGTCTCCGAATTGCGGGCGAGGACCTGGTCGGCTGGAGGGTCGACGGTGAGCTGCTAATCGCCCCGGACGCGTGCCCCCACATGGGAGCATCCCTTTCGGACGGCCGAGTTCGGGAGGGCAGGCTGGTCTGCCCCTGGCACGCGCTGGCTCTGGGCAAGGAGGGGCACGGAGACTGGAAGATGTTTGCCGTTCACGAAGACGGCGTCCTCAGCTGGGTTCGGATCGGTCCCGAAGTTCCCGGAACCCCACTTCCCATTCTCGCCCCTCGACCCGACATCCATCTCGAGGGGGTGATCCGGCTCGAGGCGCGGTGCGACCCCGAGGACATCATCGCCAACCGGCTCGACCCCTGGCACGGTGTCCACTTCCACCCGTACTCCTTCGCCGCGCTGACCGTCCTCGATCTCGATGATGACATCGTCAAAGTGCGGGTGGCCAAGAGGCTTCTCGGGCGCATCGTCGCAGAGACTGATGCGACCTTTCACAGTCCGGAACCGCGCTCGATCGTCATGACCATTGTCGAGGGCGAGGGCAAGGGCTCGGTGGTTGAAACGCACGCGACCCCCATCGAACCGGGGCGCACTCTGGTCGTTGAAGCAACGCTCGCGACTTCGGATCGCGCGGGCTTTCGACACGCACGGAAGTTGCAACGCTTTATACGACCATTCATCGAACGATCCGCTCGCCGCCTCTGGGTCGATGACGCCGCCTACGCGGAGCGACTATATGAACTCCGCAACCGCTCGACAGGGTCAAAGTCAGAACGCGGTGACGCGATCCATGGTTGAACGCGTGTAGAACCGGGCGAGGTTTGCCAACTGGTTGCCCGACCGGCCCAAAGGCTCGAGGGCCGAAGCGGCCGACTCGACATAGCGGAAGACCTCCTGTCGAGTGCCGTCAGCGCCCAGCCGCGAGGCGAGAGTCGACTTCTGGTCGTCCTGGCCGGTGTCCTTACCGATGTCTTCCCGAGAACCGAAGGTGTCGAGAAGATCGTCGAGCAACTGAAAGGCGAGCCCCAGGTTGACACCGTACTCCCGCACCGCCTTGACCCATGCATCATCAACGCCGGCGACGAGCGCGCCCGCTTCCAAAGCTGCCACGAAGAGCGCACCGGTCTTCTGGCCATACATCTCGGTCAGACCGGCCAGATCATCGCCGTGGCCGTGGCGGATCTGCAAATCACAGAACTGACCGGCGATGATCCCGTTACTACCGACCGACTCCGACAGAAGACGAGTCAGGTCGAGGCGCGTCTGCGCCGACAGCAGATCACACTCGGCGATCACACCGAAGGCGCGGTTGAGCAGCGCGGTGGCGGCGAGAATCGCGGTGTCTTCGCCGTAGACCAGGTGGTTCGCCGATTGGCCGCGTCGCAGGCTGGCATCGTCCATACACGGAAGATCATCGAGAATCAGTGAGGCGGCATGAACCATCTCGACCGCGCACGCGACGTCGAGTGCTGCCTCCACGGAGGCACCGAGGTCGGTAGCCACCTGAATCGTGAGGACCGGACGGATCCGCTTGCCACCCGCGAGCAGGCTGTAGCGCATGGACTCGTGGAGCGGACGTGGATCGGTGGACTCATCCGGGACGAGCTCCGCGAGGCGCTCGTTGATCCGGCCCCGCCAGAGGATACTGGCATCGCGTTGACCATCCTCCCGCGGGGCTAAACACAGCCTTCCATCGGAATCCAAACCCTCGATGCTGATACTCATGACCTCAATACTCCCCGTTCCCGGAAGCTCACTAACCCTCGACGCTCAGAGGTATCTTTTGACGTTCGATGATGGCTAACCTCGTAGAAACCCTGAGCTATTCCGAAATTCAGCCAACATCGCGATGAGATTTCTCGAGATGATCAACTGTTGGGGATTCAGTTCTCAGGAAGGCAGCGGCCTTGATGGCGCCTGCCCACCGTGCTCGATTTCCCCGCGGCCGTTCCGTTTTGATTGGCACAAACCCGCAAGGCTTTTAGTCCAGGCGTGTTGATGCGAGAAATGTCACCGAGCTCACGGTCGCGCACAGCACCGTGCCCCAAACCAGGTCGACCAGAGCTACCTTCACGGGAAAGCCGTCCAGAGTGGCGAGGTTGGTGAGATCGTAGGCGGCGCAGGTGACAAGGCCGAACAGGGCTCCGAGAAGCACAGCGTGGGCGAAGCTCTCGCGTTCCATGGCCGGCAGGATGACGAGTACCACGAGACCAACCAGAAACAACAGATAAAAGGTGAAGGCGGCAGCCCAGTTGACACTGGGCTTCATGAGGTGGCCCATGTGCGTGTGGCAGAAACCTCGAGCGACCACTCCGAGCCAGACAAGATCCACGACGGGGGTTTGAAGGACGGTTTGACCAGGGTCGGGTACCAGGTTGACACCGCCCGGGAGGTGGCGAGACCGGAGAGGCCGCCAACCACGATCGGCATCGCAACCGCGATGACCAGCTTCGCGAAATTGTTCATCATGGACTCCCGGTCGATGATACCCGAGTCCTGGGACGCGCCAACTCGCGCCGAGGGTCCACCGCAAATAGGGCGCACAGCAGGAGTCTCCATTCGCAGCGCTCATCACGAAAACCGCCGAGGCCGGCCCAATCTTGTTATCGGCCATCGTGACCAAAAAAGGCCTTCCAGAGCCTCGCCACTCAATCCGCGGTCGTCTGCCGACCCTCTGCCGCAGGTCTCAGACTCGGAAGAAAGGCTGGAGTCGATCGAATGTACTCGGCATATCCCGGTCGTCGTTCGATGAGCGCCGCATCGAGCATGGCCACCCCCGACACCTTGATCAGCAGGAAGGTGATAAGCAGGGGACCGACCAGAGCGAGCCACCCTCCTGTCGGCAACGCGAGCAATCCGATTCCCCACCAGAGAACCGCCTCACCGAAGTAGTTCGGGTGGCGGCTTCGCGACCAGAGACCGGCCTGCAACACCTTCCCTCTGTTGCTCGGGTCTTTTTTGAACCGAGCGAGCTGGCGGTCGGCCATGGTCTCGACCGCGAAGCCGATGACAAAGAGGGCGATTCCCACGCCGTCAAAGACGGTCAGCTCTGCCCCAGGACCAGGTTGCTGGGCCAGGAGGAGGGGTGATGAAACGATCCAGAGCAGCACTGCCTGGAGCAGAAAAACCTTGAAGTATGAGATCCACCAGAAGGAGGATCCGGCCTCTTCGCGCCATTTCCGATATCGGTAATCCTCGCCCGTTCCGGCGTTGCGAATGCCGATGTGCAGCGCAAGCCGTGCGGCCCAGAGAGTCGCCAGCCCGACGACGAGGAGGCCGCGGGTGGTGGGATCGCCCGGGAGACTCAGTAGGGAGGTAACTCCAACCAGCACAAACCCCGGACCCCAGAAAATGTCGACGATGCTGGCGTTGCCGATGACCAGGCTCACCATCCAGAGCACGGTGAAGGCGACCAACAGGAGCAATAAAGAGTTCATGAAGGGAAGGCCGCTCGCCAGCAGGAGGACGGCGCCCACGCCTGTAGCGAGAACGAAAAAGATGGTCGTGCTTGGGCTCATGGGCAGCTCCCTCATCGTCTCCAAGGGTGACGGAATCGATAACCGCTTTCGGTACAGCGAAAAATGGCACCGTGCTATTTCCAAACCAACCGGCTCGAGGGCACACGTCGGCTCAAATATATTCTCCTTGACTCGCCATTGAGCTTCTCTCTATTTTTGTGTGGAATTCGCGTCAGCTGAAAATGATTCTGCAGGTGAGAGAACTGGCCGCGTGACCAGCGCGTCGGGCGGTCTGTGATGGGGTCAACGATGAAGGTCGCCGTGGTCGGCAGCGGAATTTCCGGATTGGGGGCAGCGTGGCTGCTTAGCCGCCGGTACGAAATTCGACTATTCGAACAGCGGTCGCGACTGGGGGGTCACACGCACACCGTGGTGCACGACGCCGACGGCCGAGGCCTTCCCCTCGACACCGGATTCATCGTCTACAACGAGAAGACCTACCCCCTCCTCACCCGGCTCTTCAATGAGCTGTCGGTCGAGACCCAGTCGAGCGACATGTCCTTCTCGGTGAGCTGCGCCGACCCGGACATCGAATACGCATCACACAGCCTGGGGGGGCTCTTTGCCAATCGATCTCTGGTCCTGTCGCCCACCCATCTGAGGATGCTCTTCGATATTGTCCGCTTCGGCCGACGGGGCCGGCAGATTCTCGCCGGGACCGGAGATCCAGGGGTCACGATCGCCCAGTTTCTTTCCGCAGGACGATTCTCTCGGACCTTCACCACCTATTACCTGATGCCCATGGTCTCGGCAATCTGGTCCTCGGGGACTGAGGCCGCGGCTGACTACCCGAGAGATCCCCTGCTGCGATTCCTCGACAACCATGGCCTGCTCCAGGTCTCCGGGCAGCCCGAGTGGCGCACGGTGGTCGGCGGCAGCAGCAGTTACGTCGGGCCAATGACCAGACAATTTCGCGATCGCATCCTCCTCGGCCAAGGGGTGGAGAAGGTCATCCGCAGTGCCGACGGTGTGGAGATCATCCTCGACGACGACTCGAGACATGGCTTCGATCACGTGGTGATCGCCGCTCACGCCGATCAGGCGTTGGCGATGCTTGCCGAGCCGTCGGCGGAGGAGGTCGAACTTCTCGGCCGGTGGCGATACTCGGTCAACAGCACCTGGCTCCACACCGACACGGCCTTGATGCCACGGCGGCGGGCAGCCTGGGCGTCGTGGAACTACCTCATGTCCGATGCGAGTCGGGAGAGTGCGTCCTTGACCTACCACCTCAACCGGCTGCAGAGGCTCGACCAAGACCGCGAGTACCTGGTCTCACTCAACCCGGAAGCCGAACCGGTTTCCGAGTCCGTGATTCGCCGCATGTCCTACAGGCATCCGATCTTCACCCGCCAAAGCGTGGAGACCCAGAGCGAACTGCCGCGGATCAACGGTCG encodes the following:
- a CDS encoding ABC transporter permease, whose translation is MIWTVVRVGLLRMWHGRTEILLTFVVPIVFFTIFAFIFDEQIGLGKSPRVNLALVDEDDTGLSRELLSALAEWDTLHIYAPPDYGDGLFVFASRAPVRELVLAGTIQLAVVIPEGWTVSRLNPGDESVSLQLLADSSDPVATQVVSALLRQTVGQLTGERVREQIRSFLSLSPDRFAESPLSSLAAPIAIDVVDLLAADKANPVVSMYAAGIAVMFLLFGAVGNSGTLLEEEENQTLERLMCSELGMTQLLAGKWLLMTIVGIIQVTIMFAWAELAFGVDFLGHLSGFTVMTVVTAGAASSFALTLAALCTNRAQLNAVAVILILSMSALGGSMVPRYVMSEAIQQIGKITFNAWALDGYNKVFWRDLPITALAPELAVLTVTAIILFGAARLLARRWESS
- a CDS encoding DUF2141 domain-containing protein; this encodes MTNHRNRIAFVLAVMALSACASAPPGTPELRPEGHGRVEVTVTGFKNDEGAARVALFLDARVWPDGDGSIFGTAVAPISDGQAVAVFEEVPAGPFAVSVFHDEDGDGELDSTALGIPSEPYGFSGDARDLFGPPSFEEARIELAAGETQQITIRVK
- a CDS encoding FAD-dependent oxidoreductase; translation: MEELILPRRGTHDKIRAPQTAVIAGGGLAGIAAAVALAERGVTVVLAERESFLGGRAGAWTDRLASGESFEMERGFHAFFRQYYNLQALLRRIDDGLTFLEPLEDYPILGPGGQVESFSGLPKKPPWNVVALTKRTPTLGLRDLIKVNGLAALSMLRYERGWTYARYDEQTAAQYLDSLRFPPDARRMLFDVFAHSFFNPEEAMSAGELLMMFHFYFSGNPEGLIFDVSKRPFSKSIWGPLSDYITGLGVDVRTGCTVSRIAKGTERKWSVDLDGEIVEADFVVLALTVPGLQAVVAESPDLDDADFRRSVHGLALTHPFAVWRLWFDRPANVGRQPFVGTTGVGSLDNISLYNLFEDESRSWSERTGGSVVELHAYAVDPKMGEPEIREDLLSALDTFYPEYAGARVVEERFLIRHDCPAFAPGSHSDRPGVPTPHEGVVLAGDFVRLPIPSALMERAVASGFLAANHLLAPQAVKPEPIRSIPRRGLFGRRRRETEASCMR
- a CDS encoding DUF5914 domain-containing protein, which encodes MSKLLKFGPPLPAVEVPKSSLAPDWQQARPRAISRSLRRALDRPHGNWYVVGESRSFGEKAQRLRIAGEDLVGWRVDGELLIAPDACPHMGASLSDGRVREGRLVCPWHALALGKEGHGDWKMFAVHEDGVLSWVRIGPEVPGTPLPILAPRPDIHLEGVIRLEARCDPEDIIANRLDPWHGVHFHPYSFAALTVLDLDDDIVKVRVAKRLLGRIVAETDATFHSPEPRSIVMTIVEGEGKGSVVETHATPIEPGRTLVVEATLATSDRAGFRHARKLQRFIRPFIERSARRLWVDDAAYAERLYELRNRSTGSKSERGDAIHG
- a CDS encoding polyprenyl synthetase family protein, with product MSISIEGLDSDGRLCLAPREDGQRDASILWRGRINERLAELVPDESTDPRPLHESMRYSLLAGGKRIRPVLTIQVATDLGASVEAALDVACAVEMVHAASLILDDLPCMDDASLRRGQSANHLVYGEDTAILAATALLNRAFGVIAECDLLSAQTRLDLTRLLSESVGSNGIIAGQFCDLQIRHGHGDDLAGLTEMYGQKTGALFVAALEAGALVAGVDDAWVKAVREYGVNLGLAFQLLDDLLDTFGSREDIGKDTGQDDQKSTLASRLGADGTRQEVFRYVESAASALEPLGRSGNQLANLARFYTRSTMDRVTAF
- a CDS encoding DUF2177 family protein, encoding MDLVWLGVVARGFCHTHMGHLMKPSVNWAAAFTFYLLFLVGLVVLVILPAMERESFAHAVLLGALFGLVTCAAYDLTNLATLDGFPVKVALVDLVWGTVLCATVSSVTFLASTRLD
- a CDS encoding tryptophan-rich sensory protein; protein product: MMNNFAKLVIAVAMPIVVGGLSGLATSRAVSTWYPTLVKPSFKPPSWILSGSEWSLEVSATRTWATS
- a CDS encoding DUF1295 domain-containing protein, which gives rise to MSPSTTIFFVLATGVGAVLLLASGLPFMNSLLLLLVAFTVLWMVSLVIGNASIVDIFWGPGFVLVGVTSLLSLPGDPTTRGLLVVGLATLWAARLALHIGIRNAGTGEDYRYRKWREEAGSSFWWISYFKVFLLQAVLLWIVSSPLLLAQQPGPGAELTVFDGVGIALFVIGFAVETMADRQLARFKKDPSNRGKVLQAGLWSRSRHPNYFGEAVLWWGIGLLALPTGGWLALVGPLLITFLLIKVSGVAMLDAALIERRPGYAEYIRSTPAFLPSLRPAAEGRQTTAD
- a CDS encoding FAD-dependent oxidoreductase — encoded protein: MKVAVVGSGISGLGAAWLLSRRYEIRLFEQRSRLGGHTHTVVHDADGRGLPLDTGFIVYNEKTYPLLTRLFNELSVETQSSDMSFSVSCADPDIEYASHSLGGLFANRSLVLSPTHLRMLFDIVRFGRRGRQILAGTGDPGVTIAQFLSAGRFSRTFTTYYLMPMVSAIWSSGTEAAADYPRDPLLRFLDNHGLLQVSGQPEWRTVVGGSSSYVGPMTRQFRDRILLGQGVEKVIRSADGVEIILDDDSRHGFDHVVIAAHADQALAMLAEPSAEEVELLGRWRYSVNSTWLHTDTALMPRRRAAWASWNYLMSDASRESASLTYHLNRLQRLDQDREYLVSLNPEAEPVSESVIRRMSYRHPIFTRQSVETQSELPRINGRNRTHFCGAYFGNGFHEDGLASAVAVADDLGVAF